A single Sporomusaceae bacterium DNA region contains:
- a CDS encoding YbaB/EbfC family nucleoid-associated protein, giving the protein MWEQFGNVMEMVKKVQQNVSQAEEQLKSERIEVSSGDVVKVIVNGQQTVVSIELNGKYLEPGNAVLLQDLLVATVNGALAKSREMHQAAMGKLAGDLNLPNIPGLF; this is encoded by the coding sequence GTGTGGGAGCAGTTTGGCAATGTCATGGAAATGGTGAAAAAGGTGCAGCAGAATGTCAGCCAGGCGGAGGAACAGCTCAAGTCCGAACGGATCGAGGTTTCGAGCGGCGATGTGGTCAAGGTGATTGTGAACGGCCAGCAGACGGTGGTGTCCATCGAGCTGAACGGAAAGTATCTTGAACCTGGCAACGCGGTCTTGCTGCAGGATCTGCTCGTAGCCACGGTTAACGGTGCACTGGCCAAATCCCGTGAGATGCATCAGGCCGCAATGGGCAAACTTGCCGGCGACCTTAATCTGCCGAATATTCCCGGGTTGTTTTAA
- a CDS encoding penicillin-binding protein 1A, with product MSTDSSNNAGNSRRSKGRWLTVAAIAIIVFIVMITGAGLGFLTASIHTMPSLKGEIRPAASSQIFDINGRLITTIHSVENRLPVALSKVPKDLQNAFVATEDARFYQHIGVDPRAILRAVFANVVGGGVSEGASTITQQLARNALLSQEQTLKRKIQEAVLAIQIERQYTKQEILELYLNQIYFGQGAYGVQAAAWVYFGKNVENLNLAECALLAGIPKSPNYYSPLNNLKAAKERQGVVLDQMVKYEFISQDTANKAKSVELKLTARSPGSGGEASYFVDYVTQQLIDKYGADAVYKDGLKVYTSLDLNMQRAAEKAMGKLPTYRTDAKGIKQPQGALVAIEPQNGHIKAMVGGRGTDQFNRAVLAERQPGSAFKPFVYLAAIESGMTPATIVEDKPVTFGSYSPINYDHKFRGRVTLRTALENSLNVVAVKLANQVGPAKPLYYAQQMGISTLVTRGSVNDVNLAMALGGLSRGVTPLELAGAYGVLANNGVRVEPTSILRVVDRSGKVLEQHQPQAKAVVNERSAYLLTDMMRGVITRGTGGGANIGRPAAGKTGTTSDYKDAWFVGFTPDLVAAVWMGFDTPEYLNGITGGDIPATIWHDFMMAALAKSPVKDFSRPSGIVSAPVSPKDGNLADPKSKDAHNEIFIEGTQPKPGKAPAEEKNDDKPAPADGGRTLPPPPTASKPTAPSPPAQPAAPTKPEAPKKN from the coding sequence ATGAGCACCGACTCCAGCAACAACGCCGGGAATAGCCGCCGCTCGAAGGGCAGGTGGCTGACCGTCGCCGCAATCGCCATTATTGTTTTTATCGTAATGATCACCGGCGCCGGCCTCGGTTTCCTGACGGCCAGCATCCATACCATGCCCAGTCTGAAGGGCGAGATTCGCCCGGCCGCTTCTTCGCAAATTTTCGACATCAACGGCAGGCTGATAACCACCATCCATTCGGTGGAAAACCGGCTGCCTGTCGCGCTTAGCAAAGTGCCCAAGGATTTACAGAACGCGTTCGTCGCCACCGAGGACGCCCGCTTTTATCAGCATATCGGCGTCGACCCCCGGGCCATCCTCAGGGCTGTTTTCGCCAATGTCGTCGGCGGCGGGGTTTCGGAGGGGGCAAGCACTATTACCCAGCAACTGGCGCGAAACGCCCTCCTCTCCCAGGAACAGACGCTGAAGCGCAAGATCCAGGAAGCGGTGCTGGCTATCCAGATCGAGCGTCAGTATACAAAGCAGGAGATTCTCGAGTTATACCTCAATCAGATTTATTTCGGCCAGGGCGCTTATGGCGTTCAGGCGGCAGCCTGGGTTTATTTCGGCAAGAATGTGGAAAATCTCAATCTGGCTGAATGCGCCTTGCTGGCCGGTATTCCTAAAAGCCCTAATTATTATTCGCCGCTTAATAATCTCAAAGCTGCGAAAGAACGTCAGGGCGTCGTTCTCGATCAGATGGTCAAGTATGAATTCATTTCCCAGGATACGGCGAACAAAGCCAAGTCCGTCGAGTTGAAGCTGACGGCGCGTTCACCCGGCAGCGGCGGCGAAGCCTCATATTTCGTCGATTACGTGACCCAGCAGCTCATCGACAAGTACGGCGCCGATGCCGTGTATAAGGACGGACTGAAAGTTTACACTTCTCTGGATCTGAATATGCAGCGGGCGGCGGAAAAGGCGATGGGCAAACTGCCGACTTACCGCACCGACGCTAAAGGTATCAAGCAACCCCAGGGCGCGCTGGTGGCCATCGAACCGCAGAACGGCCATATCAAGGCGATGGTGGGCGGCCGCGGCACCGACCAGTTCAACCGGGCGGTATTGGCCGAGCGGCAGCCGGGATCGGCTTTCAAACCGTTCGTTTATCTGGCGGCGATCGAAAGCGGCATGACGCCGGCAACCATCGTCGAGGACAAACCCGTTACTTTCGGCAGTTACTCGCCGATCAATTATGACCATAAGTTCCGCGGCCGGGTGACGCTACGCACGGCGCTGGAGAATTCACTCAACGTCGTCGCGGTGAAGCTCGCCAACCAGGTGGGCCCCGCAAAGCCGCTTTACTATGCTCAGCAGATGGGGATTTCGACGTTGGTGACCCGTGGCTCGGTGAATGATGTAAACTTGGCGATGGCTCTCGGCGGCTTGTCCCGCGGAGTAACGCCGCTGGAACTTGCCGGAGCTTATGGCGTGCTGGCCAACAACGGCGTGCGGGTTGAGCCGACGTCCATTCTCAGGGTTGTGGACAGGAGCGGCAAGGTGCTGGAACAGCACCAGCCGCAGGCGAAGGCGGTTGTTAACGAGCGGAGCGCGTATCTATTGACCGATATGATGCGCGGCGTCATAACTCGCGGCACGGGCGGCGGCGCCAATATCGGCCGGCCGGCTGCCGGCAAGACCGGGACGACCAGCGATTACAAGGATGCCTGGTTTGTCGGTTTCACCCCGGATCTCGTAGCAGCCGTATGGATGGGCTTCGATACGCCGGAGTATCTGAACGGCATCACCGGCGGCGATATTCCCGCGACGATCTGGCATGATTTTATGATGGCGGCTCTCGCCAAGTCACCGGTAAAGGATTTTTCCCGGCCGAGCGGCATCGTTTCTGCGCCTGTTTCCCCCAAGGACGGTAATCTGGCCGATCCGAAGAGCAAGGACGCCCACAACGAGATATTTATCGAGGGCACGCAACCTAAACCTGGGAAGGCGCCGGCCGAGGAGAAGAACGATGATAAACCCGCCCCGGCGGACGGAGGGCGGACACTGCCCCCTCCGCCGACGGCTTCCAAGCCCACCGCCCCCTCCCCTCCTGCCCAGCCGGCGGCGCCGACAAAGCCTGAAGCACCGAAGAAGAATTAG
- the tyrS gene encoding tyrosine--tRNA ligase yields the protein MSVYEVLNERGFIQQVTHEEEVRELLAKEKITFYIGFDPTADSLHVGHFLGMMVMAHMQRAGHRPICLIGGGTTMVGDPSGKTDMRKMMTREEIDANGELFKKQMQRFLDFSNDRALMINNADWLLELNYVEFLRNIGIHFSVNRMLTAECYRNRLEKGLTFLEFNYMLMQAYDFLELNRQTGCVMQMGGDDQWSNILAGADLIRRKEGKPAYGLTFTLLTTSDGRKMGKTEKGALWLDPEKTPPYDFYQYWRNIDDADVGKCLALLTFLPMEEVRRLGALKDSEINIAKMTLAYEVTKLIHGQDEADKAQQAAAALFAGGGSLDNVPTTVLSAADISNKRLIDILPATGLAASLGEGRRLIAGGGLYIGEDKVEDPNLVLDLAAFTDNSLLLRKGKKTYHRIIIE from the coding sequence ATGTCAGTTTACGAAGTGCTCAACGAACGCGGTTTTATTCAACAAGTCACTCACGAAGAAGAAGTACGTGAACTGCTGGCCAAAGAAAAGATCACCTTCTACATCGGCTTCGACCCCACCGCCGACAGCCTCCATGTCGGGCATTTCCTCGGCATGATGGTAATGGCGCACATGCAGCGGGCCGGGCACCGCCCCATCTGCCTAATCGGCGGCGGCACCACCATGGTCGGCGACCCCAGCGGCAAAACCGACATGCGCAAAATGATGACAAGGGAAGAAATCGACGCCAACGGCGAGCTGTTCAAAAAACAGATGCAGCGCTTCCTCGATTTTTCCAACGATCGCGCCCTCATGATCAATAACGCCGACTGGCTGCTCGAGCTCAACTACGTCGAGTTCCTGCGAAACATCGGCATCCACTTCTCGGTAAACCGCATGCTCACCGCCGAATGTTACCGCAATCGCCTGGAAAAAGGCCTGACGTTCCTCGAATTCAACTACATGCTCATGCAGGCGTACGACTTCCTCGAGCTTAACCGCCAGACCGGCTGCGTCATGCAGATGGGCGGCGACGATCAGTGGTCCAACATCCTCGCCGGCGCCGACCTCATCCGCCGCAAAGAAGGCAAACCGGCCTACGGCCTCACCTTCACCCTCCTCACCACCAGCGACGGGCGAAAGATGGGCAAAACCGAAAAAGGGGCCCTCTGGCTCGACCCGGAAAAAACCCCGCCCTACGACTTCTACCAGTACTGGCGCAACATCGACGACGCCGACGTCGGCAAATGCCTCGCCCTTCTGACCTTTTTGCCGATGGAGGAAGTGCGCCGCCTGGGAGCGTTGAAAGACAGCGAAATCAACATCGCCAAAATGACCCTCGCCTACGAAGTGACCAAACTCATCCACGGCCAGGACGAAGCCGACAAAGCCCAACAGGCCGCCGCGGCCCTTTTCGCCGGCGGCGGTTCGCTCGACAACGTGCCGACAACTGTTCTCTCCGCAGCGGACATCAGCAACAAACGCCTGATTGATATTCTCCCCGCCACCGGCCTTGCGGCTTCGCTCGGCGAAGGGCGGCGGCTGATAGCCGGCGGGGGGCTGTATATCGGCGAAGATAAGGTCGAAGACCCCAACCTCGTCCTCGACCTCGCCGCCTTCACGGACAACAGCCTGCTGCTGCGCAAAGGCAAAAAGACCTATCATAGGATAATAATCGAATAA
- the pxpB gene encoding 5-oxoprolinase subunit PxpB, which yields MDGIRFLNAGEQGLVVEFGASIDPDLNRRVHSTAALVGAAGIPGVREVVPTYRSLLIYFDPLAITRRQLAENVRALVADTGAGQAEMSAKVIEIPVAYGGEHGPDLDFVAGHTGLASEEVVAIHTSVPYLVYMLGFTPGFPYLGGMSERIAAPRLVQPRTAIPGGSVGIAGAQTGIYPVASPGGWRIIGRTPVKLFDPGAAKPFLFAAGDYLQFKAVSAADYAAIGAQVAAGGYKPVIRNAADKGGEKQ from the coding sequence ATGGACGGAATACGATTCTTGAACGCCGGCGAGCAGGGGCTGGTGGTCGAATTCGGCGCAAGCATCGACCCCGACCTCAACCGCCGCGTCCACAGCACCGCGGCGCTCGTCGGCGCCGCCGGCATCCCCGGCGTCCGCGAAGTGGTGCCCACCTACCGGTCGCTGCTCATCTATTTCGACCCGCTGGCGATCACCCGGCGGCAACTGGCCGAGAACGTCAGGGCGCTCGTTGCGGACACAGGCGCGGGACAGGCGGAGATGTCCGCCAAAGTGATCGAGATCCCCGTAGCTTACGGCGGCGAACATGGCCCCGACCTGGACTTCGTCGCCGGCCACACCGGCCTCGCGTCGGAAGAAGTCGTTGCCATCCACACCTCCGTGCCCTACCTCGTCTACATGCTCGGCTTCACGCCCGGCTTCCCCTATCTCGGCGGCATGTCAGAGCGCATTGCCGCTCCGCGCCTCGTGCAGCCCCGCACAGCCATCCCCGGCGGCTCCGTGGGCATCGCCGGCGCCCAGACGGGCATCTATCCGGTCGCCAGCCCCGGCGGCTGGCGGATAATCGGCCGCACCCCCGTCAAACTCTTCGACCCCGGAGCAGCAAAACCATTCCTCTTCGCCGCCGGCGACTACCTCCAGTTCAAAGCCGTCTCCGCCGCCGACTACGCCGCCATCGGCGCACAAGTGGCGGCCGGGGGGTACAAGCCGGTAATCCGGAACGCGGCGGACAAAGGCGGTGAAAAACAATGA
- a CDS encoding biotin-dependent carboxyltransferase family protein, translating into MISIVTAGLFTTVQDGGRWGYQAYGMPVAGAMDRCAYNLANILAGNPSGAACLEMTVTGDTIKFATDAYVAICGADMQPALDGNAVATWSAFPVAAGSTLACGYAARGCRAYLAVRGGIDVPAVLGSRSTYTRAAVGGLEGRKLKAGDTLAIGRGDLADNRPLLLPDAHRPADAGSELTLRVLPGPQDDHFTAAGLATMFTSSYTVTDEADRMGYRLEGPKIAHGDKADIVSDALPQGAIQVPGHGMPIIMMADRQTTGGYTKIGTVIGPDLALLAQAKPGDTIRLRQCSDAEAVDALRSERALYESASAWRASALGRDRSPARRFTMTVNGQNYSIEIREE; encoded by the coding sequence ATGATCAGCATCGTTACCGCCGGATTGTTCACCACCGTCCAGGACGGCGGCCGTTGGGGCTACCAGGCCTACGGCATGCCGGTCGCCGGCGCGATGGACCGCTGCGCCTACAACCTCGCCAACATCCTCGCCGGCAATCCTTCTGGAGCGGCCTGCCTGGAGATGACCGTGACCGGCGACACCATCAAATTCGCCACCGACGCATATGTCGCCATCTGCGGCGCCGACATGCAGCCAGCCCTTGACGGCAACGCTGTCGCCACCTGGTCGGCCTTCCCCGTGGCCGCCGGCAGCACCCTCGCCTGCGGCTACGCTGCCCGCGGCTGCCGGGCCTACCTAGCCGTCCGCGGCGGCATCGACGTTCCGGCCGTGCTGGGCAGCAGATCGACCTATACCAGGGCGGCGGTCGGCGGCTTGGAGGGCCGAAAACTCAAAGCCGGCGACACGCTCGCCATCGGCAGGGGCGACTTGGCCGACAACCGTCCGCTGCTTCTGCCGGACGCTCACAGACCTGCCGACGCGGGCAGCGAACTCACCCTGCGAGTGCTTCCCGGCCCCCAGGACGATCACTTCACCGCCGCTGGCCTGGCGACCATGTTCACCTCCTCCTACACCGTCACCGACGAAGCCGATCGGATGGGATACCGTCTCGAAGGCCCCAAGATCGCGCACGGCGACAAAGCGGACATCGTATCCGACGCCCTGCCCCAGGGAGCGATCCAGGTGCCCGGGCACGGCATGCCCATCATCATGATGGCCGACCGCCAGACCACCGGCGGCTATACCAAGATCGGCACCGTCATCGGCCCCGACCTCGCCCTGCTCGCGCAAGCCAAACCCGGCGACACCATCCGCCTCCGCCAATGCTCCGATGCGGAAGCCGTCGACGCCCTCAGGAGCGAGCGGGCCTTATACGAGTCGGCCTCCGCCTGGCGCGCGTCGGCCCTCGGCCGTGATCGGTCTCCCGCCCGCCGCTTTACCATGACCGTCAACGGGCAAAACTATTCTATAGAAATACGGGAGGAATGA
- a CDS encoding 5-oxoprolinase subunit PxpA, whose translation MKRIDLNCDMGESYGVYTLGFDQDAMPHVTSINVACGFHASDPVNMMKTVKLAKKYGVAVGAHPSFPDLVGFGRRVMAASLEEIKADVTYQIGALWAFCLAEGVKMQHVKVHGALYNVAEKDVTVATAIAEAIKAVDPGLYMLCLANSSMVTGAKNAGVRYVEEAFADRAYTAQGNLVSRKQEGAVIHDVDLVAQRVLSMVKNGSVTAIDGAEVPINAQTICVHGDTPGAVAMIKKIREKLDQDGVTVKAFGQ comes from the coding sequence ATGAAAAGAATCGACCTCAACTGCGACATGGGAGAAAGTTACGGCGTCTACACCCTGGGCTTCGACCAGGATGCCATGCCGCACGTCACCTCCATCAACGTCGCCTGCGGTTTCCACGCCTCCGACCCGGTCAACATGATGAAAACCGTTAAACTGGCCAAGAAATACGGCGTTGCCGTGGGGGCCCACCCCTCGTTTCCCGACCTCGTCGGCTTCGGGCGCCGGGTGATGGCCGCCTCCCTCGAAGAGATTAAAGCCGACGTCACCTACCAGATCGGCGCGCTCTGGGCTTTTTGCCTGGCCGAGGGCGTCAAAATGCAGCACGTCAAAGTTCACGGCGCCCTGTACAATGTCGCCGAAAAAGACGTAACCGTAGCCACGGCCATCGCCGAAGCCATCAAAGCGGTCGACCCCGGCCTTTACATGCTTTGCCTCGCCAACTCGTCCATGGTCACCGGCGCCAAGAACGCCGGCGTCAGATACGTCGAAGAAGCCTTCGCCGACCGGGCCTACACCGCCCAGGGCAACCTTGTATCCCGGAAACAGGAGGGGGCGGTCATCCACGATGTCGACCTCGTCGCCCAGCGCGTGCTGTCCATGGTCAAAAACGGCTCGGTCACGGCTATCGACGGCGCGGAAGTGCCCATAAACGCCCAGACCATCTGCGTTCACGGCGATACCCCCGGCGCAGTCGCCATGATCAAGAAAATCAGGGAAAAGCTCGACCAGGACGGGGTAACCGTCAAAGCCTTCGGCCAATAG
- a CDS encoding small, acid-soluble spore protein, alpha/beta type has product MTGKNGILEPNAKRGLDKLKLEVANETLGRDMDTEISADNYEAALDRKKWEAAEELGLKDKIEDAGWENMTTGEVGKIGGKVGGRIGGQMVKELVAMAESQMAPVADEAMDKDAISASAEGA; this is encoded by the coding sequence GTGACCGGCAAGAACGGGATTCTGGAGCCGAATGCCAAGCGGGGACTTGATAAGCTCAAGCTGGAAGTGGCCAACGAAACGCTTGGCCGCGATATGGACACGGAGATTTCCGCCGATAATTACGAGGCGGCTCTGGACAGGAAGAAGTGGGAAGCTGCCGAGGAGCTCGGTCTGAAAGACAAGATCGAGGACGCGGGCTGGGAGAATATGACGACCGGGGAGGTCGGCAAGATCGGCGGCAAGGTTGGCGGCCGGATTGGCGGCCAGATGGTGAAGGAGCTTGTCGCTATGGCCGAATCCCAGATGGCGCCTGTAGCCGACGAGGCAATGGACAAGGACGCGATTTCCGCGAGCGCGGAAGGCGCCTGA
- the yunB gene encoding sporulation protein YunB has product MRFSVRKRRRLPSVATAVILLLVLAVSIFWTVESHLKPTLMAIAEARAIQVATHTINNVVNEKVSQQIDPQTLVNIKLDSRGRVVFIQPNTLEFNRLAADTTIKVQAALKLITEEKVYIPVGQVLGSQLLASWGPPIVVTIIPIGTVQVKVVDKFEQAGINQTRHMIYLFATTHVRIVVPLVSSTVSVNTQVPIAEYVVVGEVPSTYVQFPFPLPVEPNGGS; this is encoded by the coding sequence ATGCGGTTCTCCGTGCGGAAACGACGACGGCTGCCGAGCGTGGCGACGGCTGTAATCCTGCTGCTCGTCCTCGCCGTCTCCATATTCTGGACCGTTGAAAGCCACCTCAAACCGACCCTCATGGCAATCGCCGAAGCCAGGGCCATCCAGGTCGCCACCCATACCATCAACAACGTCGTTAACGAAAAAGTCAGCCAGCAGATCGACCCGCAGACCCTCGTCAACATCAAGCTTGACAGTCGCGGCCGAGTTGTCTTCATCCAGCCCAACACCCTCGAATTCAACCGCCTGGCCGCCGATACCACCATCAAAGTCCAGGCGGCCCTCAAGCTGATAACAGAAGAAAAGGTGTACATTCCCGTCGGCCAGGTGTTGGGCAGCCAACTGCTCGCCAGTTGGGGCCCGCCCATAGTCGTGACCATCATCCCCATCGGCACCGTTCAGGTGAAAGTCGTCGACAAATTCGAACAGGCCGGCATAAACCAGACCAGGCATATGATCTACCTGTTCGCCACCACCCACGTCCGTATCGTCGTGCCGCTGGTCAGCTCCACCGTCAGCGTCAATACCCAGGTGCCGATCGCCGAATACGTTGTCGTCGGCGAAGTACCCAGCACCTACGTCCAATTTCCTTTCCCGCTCCCCGTAGAACCCAACGGAGGCTCTTGA
- a CDS encoding methyl-accepting chemotaxis protein, producing the protein MKKKLMLLFVLIAAIPLVLSAMVSSYFSNQALVNGVYSNNQMIANALARDIDAMLEAKIKVLTIAANSPEIKSMDIARQLPAMRSIANQYHDMPGLIVALPTGVQTVRTEGKLGNIADRAYFKEVMQGGAASVVSDVLIAKGTGQASVILAVPITANGRTPIGILLGVVDLNYLSNHIMQTKIGTSGYAFVVDKKGGVVAHPDQKLVKEMVDLSALAPVKASIAGQAGVAEYEYEGAKKLAGYSFVPMAKWGVVAQQPLDEAMAGVVKIRNTGIAFTIGGILLAALAGLFAAGFLTRPIREMVAATDRLANGDLTVKVNVTARDELGQLAQAFNSMVDNLQNLIRGVMSTADQVAASAQELSATSVQAERATNQIAATITDFAQGAHSQTEEIEKTLQTVDQLTEASQAVAEKARTASELSGEMAGAAKTGGVAAQSAVDKMNEIKEVTTATGEVVSGLGEKSQQIGQILDVISEIAGQTNLLALNAAIEAARAGEQGRGFAVVAEEVRKLAEQSQEAAQQIALIVREIQAQTDQAIGAMNSGNAKVNEGVGVVQTAGAALQNILGKVTGSVDMIEAISAAAKEQAEGMRAMVQGTEQVAVIARQSSANAETTAAATEEVTASMEEIAGAANSLATMAGELQALVTRFRI; encoded by the coding sequence ATGAAGAAGAAACTGATGCTGCTCTTTGTCCTGATCGCTGCCATCCCGCTGGTGCTTTCCGCCATGGTTTCCTCCTACTTCAGCAACCAGGCCCTCGTCAACGGCGTCTACAGCAACAACCAGATGATAGCGAACGCGCTCGCAAGAGACATCGACGCAATGCTCGAAGCCAAAATTAAGGTGCTCACCATCGCCGCCAACAGCCCGGAAATCAAGTCGATGGACATCGCGCGACAACTGCCGGCAATGCGCAGTATCGCCAACCAGTACCACGACATGCCGGGGCTTATCGTCGCCCTGCCCACAGGCGTGCAGACGGTGCGCACCGAAGGCAAACTCGGAAATATAGCCGACCGGGCTTACTTCAAAGAAGTCATGCAGGGCGGCGCTGCTTCCGTAGTATCCGACGTGCTTATCGCCAAAGGCACGGGACAGGCCTCCGTCATTCTTGCCGTCCCCATCACCGCCAACGGACGGACTCCCATAGGAATCCTGCTGGGCGTCGTCGACCTCAACTACCTCAGCAACCATATCATGCAAACCAAAATCGGCACCAGTGGTTATGCCTTCGTCGTCGACAAGAAAGGCGGCGTTGTCGCCCATCCCGACCAAAAACTCGTCAAAGAAATGGTCGACCTCAGCGCCCTAGCGCCCGTCAAAGCCTCAATCGCCGGGCAAGCCGGCGTTGCCGAATACGAATATGAAGGCGCAAAGAAACTTGCCGGCTACAGCTTCGTGCCGATGGCCAAATGGGGTGTCGTTGCCCAGCAGCCTTTGGATGAGGCCATGGCCGGCGTGGTCAAAATCCGCAACACCGGCATCGCCTTCACCATCGGCGGCATACTCCTGGCCGCGCTTGCCGGCCTCTTCGCCGCCGGCTTCCTGACCAGGCCGATAAGGGAAATGGTCGCCGCGACCGACCGGCTCGCCAACGGCGATCTCACCGTAAAAGTCAACGTCACCGCCCGCGACGAACTCGGCCAGCTTGCCCAAGCCTTCAACTCCATGGTCGACAACCTCCAAAACCTGATCCGCGGCGTCATGAGCACCGCCGACCAGGTGGCCGCTTCCGCCCAGGAACTCTCCGCCACCTCGGTGCAAGCCGAACGCGCTACCAACCAGATAGCAGCCACGATAACCGACTTCGCCCAAGGAGCCCACAGCCAAACTGAAGAAATCGAAAAAACCCTGCAGACAGTTGATCAACTCACCGAAGCCTCTCAGGCGGTGGCGGAAAAAGCCCGCACAGCCTCCGAACTGTCGGGTGAAATGGCCGGCGCGGCCAAAACTGGCGGCGTTGCGGCTCAGAGCGCCGTCGACAAGATGAACGAAATCAAGGAAGTAACAACCGCCACCGGCGAAGTAGTAAGCGGGCTGGGAGAAAAGAGCCAGCAAATCGGCCAGATTCTCGACGTCATCAGCGAAATCGCCGGCCAGACAAACCTTCTCGCCCTCAACGCCGCCATCGAAGCGGCGCGGGCCGGCGAACAAGGTCGCGGCTTCGCCGTGGTCGCCGAAGAAGTTCGTAAACTTGCGGAACAATCTCAGGAAGCAGCCCAGCAAATCGCCCTGATCGTGCGCGAAATCCAGGCCCAGACCGATCAGGCCATCGGCGCCATGAACAGCGGCAACGCCAAAGTCAACGAAGGGGTAGGGGTCGTGCAGACTGCCGGCGCTGCCCTCCAGAACATCCTCGGCAAAGTCACCGGCAGCGTCGACATGATCGAAGCAATCAGCGCCGCCGCCAAAGAACAGGCCGAAGGCATGCGGGCAATGGTCCAGGGCACCGAACAAGTCGCCGTCATCGCCCGCCAGTCTAGCGCCAACGCCGAGACGACCGCCGCAGCCACCGAAGAAGTCACCGCCTCCATGGAGGAAATCGCCGGCGCTGCAAACTCCCTCGCCACCATGGCCGGCGAACTGCAAGCGCTTGTCACCAGGTTCCGAATCTAG
- a CDS encoding (2Fe-2S) ferredoxin domain-containing protein: MTKIAICIGSACHLKGAHGVLGAFSALLEKYRLSAEIDLEGNFCQGRCTEGVVIKIDDEIITHVSQEKVFAIFQEKVLKEGIR, translated from the coding sequence ATGACGAAAATCGCAATATGCATCGGCAGCGCCTGCCACCTGAAGGGAGCGCACGGTGTCCTGGGCGCGTTCAGTGCGCTCCTGGAAAAATACCGGCTCTCCGCCGAAATAGACCTTGAAGGTAATTTTTGCCAGGGACGCTGTACCGAAGGCGTCGTCATAAAAATTGACGATGAAATCATCACCCACGTTTCCCAGGAGAAAGTCTTCGCCATCTTTCAGGAAAAAGTGCTTAAAGAGGGGATTAGATGA